A genomic window from Macaca mulatta isolate MMU2019108-1 chromosome 19, T2T-MMU8v2.0, whole genome shotgun sequence includes:
- the LOC695997 gene encoding interferon lambda-2 — protein MKLDMSGGCMPVLVLMAAVLTVTGAVPVTRLHGALPDARGCHIAQFKSLSPQELQAFKRAKDALEESLLLKDCRCRSRLFPRTWDLRQLQVRERPVALEAELALTLKVLEAAADADSVLVDVLDRPLHTLHHILSQLRACIQPQPTAGPRPRGRLHHWLHRLQEAPKK, from the exons ATGAAACTAG ACATGAGCGGGGGCTGCATGCCAGTGCTGGTGCTGATGGCCGCAGTGCTGACCGTGACTGGAGCAGTTCCTGTCACCAGGCTCCACGGGGCTCTCCCGGATGCAAGGGGCTGCCACATAGCTCAGTTCAAGTCCCTGTCTCCACAGGAGCTGCAGGCCTTTAAAAGGGCCAAAGATGCCTTA GAAGAGTCGCTTCTGCTGAAGGACTGCAGGTGCCGCTCCCGCCTCTTCCCCAGGACCTGGGACCTGAGGCAGCTGCAG GTGAGGGAGCGCCCCGTGGCTTTGGAGGCTGAGCTGGCCCTGACGCTGAAGGTTCTGGAGGCCGCCGCTGATGCTGACTCGGTCCTGGTGGATGTCTTGGACCGGCCCCTTCACACCCTGCACCACATCCTCTCCCAGCTCCGGGCCTGT ATCCAGCCTCAGCCGACGGCAGGGCCCAGGCCCCGGGGCCGCCTCCACCACTGGCTGCACCGGCTTCAGGAGGCCCCAAAAAAG TAG
- the LOC106994757 gene encoding interferon lambda-4, whose protein sequence is MRPSVWAAVAAGLWVLCTVVTAAPRRCLLSHYRSLEPRTLAAAKALRDRYEEEALRWEPRNCSFRPRRDPPRPSSCAQLRHVARGIADAQAVLSGLHRPELLPGAGRILELLAAAGKDVAACLELSRPGSSRKVPGAPRRRHKPRRADSPRCREVSVIFNLLRLLTWELRLVAHSGPCL, encoded by the exons ATGCGGCCGAGTGTCTGGGCCGCGGTGGCCGCCGGGCTGTGGGTCCTGTGCACGGTGGTCACAGCGGCCCCCCGGCGCTGCCTGCTCTCGCACTACCGCTCGCTGGAGCCCCGGACGCTGGCGGCGGCCAAGGCGCTGAGGGACCGCTAC GAGGAAGAGGCGCTGAGATGGGAGCCACGCAACTGCTCCTTCCGCCCCAGGAGGGATCCTCCGCGGCCGTCG TCCTGCGCTCAGCTCCGCCACGTGGCCCGGGGCATCGCGGACGCCCAGGCCGTGCTCAGCGGCCTGCACCGCCCGGAGCTGCTCCCCGGCGCCGGCCGGATCCTGGAGCTGCTGGCGGCCGCGGGGAAGGACGTGGCGGCCTGC CTCGAGCTGTCACGACCAGGCTCCTCCAGGAAGGTCCCCGGGGCCCCGAGGAGGCGTCACAAACCGCGGAGAGCT GACTCGCCTCGGTGTCGCGAAGTCAGCGTGATCTTCAACCTCCTGCGCCTGCTCACGTGGGAGCTCCGACTGGTTGCGCACTCCGGGCCTTGCCTCTGA